In one Desulfobaculum bizertense DSM 18034 genomic region, the following are encoded:
- a CDS encoding efflux RND transporter periplasmic adaptor subunit: MKKRPHLYGILGISAVVLLAFAAGYMLKDGPADTEPQQVTKKQLDEHKEHGLEASTTEDGEIVWTCSMHPQIQMKEPGKCPICFMDLIPLKKKGNEGRTSLRQIKLSPEAVNLAEISIAKVQRLDLSAQPNMVGKIEYDETRVKAITAWAGGRVERLFVDYTGDTVKKGQPMVQLFSPELMTAQAELIQAIKAQRTLRNSSLDLIRKSADRTVEASREKLRLLGLGRAQIAAIERKAKPQERITIVAPQSGVVIKKNVNAGQYVKTGMDMYTIADLRRLWVFLEAYETDLQFIKKGQRLSFQTDAFPGQVYSGKVVFIDPLVNEKTRTIKVRLEVDNADLSLKPGMLVRATAGKTAQKSTVSADAPLVIPASAPLITGKRAVVYVADPKNRGSYTGREIVLGARSGSYYVVKNGLKEGEFVVTKGNFKIDSAIQIIARPSMMTGESPQLSAGKDELPPLFRSQLALLDGAFERLSQAVKSKDLSKTHLAFASFHKALRLVDASGLKKDSKLVWDEYFMLLANDAMIGAEVPTVERLDELFTEMTAHYTRLRNEFKQVEKSATMQVPEQFRKQLTVLYGKYEAFATALAQDDTDAAKKASSQLHVLLTSIDAASLSPAARQVWAASAANMQKGLELMNSGGLVAFRAGLEPLSAGLAAAIHSFGADFDAPVYEVFCPMAFDFKGAIWLQKSTEIHNPYFGQAMQTCGEVQKQLH, encoded by the coding sequence ATGAAAAAACGTCCACATCTTTACGGGATTCTTGGAATATCAGCGGTGGTTCTTCTCGCTTTTGCCGCTGGCTATATGCTCAAAGATGGGCCAGCAGACACCGAACCACAGCAAGTCACCAAAAAACAGCTGGATGAGCACAAGGAACACGGGCTGGAAGCCAGCACAACAGAAGACGGCGAGATTGTCTGGACCTGTTCCATGCACCCCCAGATTCAGATGAAAGAACCGGGAAAGTGCCCAATCTGCTTTATGGATTTGATTCCGCTCAAGAAAAAAGGAAACGAAGGCCGAACGAGCCTGCGGCAGATCAAGCTTTCGCCAGAAGCCGTGAATCTTGCTGAAATTTCCATTGCCAAAGTGCAGCGTCTGGACCTCTCTGCCCAGCCCAACATGGTCGGCAAAATCGAATATGACGAGACCCGGGTCAAAGCCATTACGGCGTGGGCTGGTGGTCGTGTCGAACGCCTGTTTGTGGACTACACAGGTGACACGGTCAAAAAGGGCCAGCCAATGGTGCAGCTTTTTAGTCCTGAACTCATGACCGCACAAGCCGAGCTTATTCAGGCAATCAAGGCACAGCGCACCCTGCGGAACAGTTCGCTGGACCTCATTCGCAAGAGTGCCGACCGCACTGTTGAGGCGTCCCGCGAAAAGCTCCGCCTCCTTGGGCTGGGGCGCGCCCAGATTGCCGCCATCGAACGAAAGGCAAAGCCTCAGGAGCGTATCACCATTGTTGCGCCACAAAGCGGCGTAGTCATTAAAAAGAATGTCAATGCCGGGCAGTACGTCAAAACCGGCATGGACATGTACACAATAGCCGACCTCCGCCGCCTCTGGGTTTTTCTTGAAGCCTATGAAACAGACCTCCAGTTCATCAAAAAAGGCCAGCGCCTGTCTTTCCAGACCGACGCCTTTCCGGGGCAGGTCTATTCCGGAAAAGTCGTCTTTATCGATCCACTGGTGAACGAAAAAACCAGAACCATCAAAGTCCGGCTCGAAGTTGACAATGCCGACCTGAGCCTGAAACCGGGGATGCTTGTTCGAGCCACCGCAGGCAAGACAGCACAAAAAAGCACCGTCTCTGCCGATGCCCCTCTGGTCATCCCTGCTTCTGCCCCGCTCATTACAGGAAAACGCGCGGTGGTATACGTTGCAGACCCCAAAAACAGAGGAAGCTACACCGGACGCGAAATCGTCCTTGGAGCACGCTCTGGCTCATATTATGTCGTGAAAAATGGTCTGAAAGAAGGGGAATTTGTTGTCACCAAGGGCAACTTCAAAATCGACAGCGCGATTCAGATTATCGCCCGCCCAAGCATGATGACAGGCGAAAGCCCCCAGCTGTCTGCTGGCAAGGATGAGCTTCCGCCACTCTTCCGCTCTCAGCTTGCCCTGCTTGATGGTGCCTTTGAGCGCCTCTCACAGGCTGTCAAAAGCAAAGACCTCTCCAAAACACATCTGGCATTTGCCAGCTTCCACAAAGCCCTTCGCCTCGTGGATGCAAGCGGACTGAAAAAAGACAGCAAGCTCGTCTGGGACGAATACTTCATGCTGCTGGCAAATGACGCCATGATCGGCGCAGAAGTGCCAACAGTAGAGCGGCTGGACGAGCTTTTTACAGAAATGACTGCCCACTACACCCGCCTGCGAAACGAGTTCAAACAGGTCGAAAAATCCGCGACCATGCAGGTTCCAGAGCAATTCAGAAAGCAGCTCACCGTGCTGTATGGTAAATATGAAGCCTTTGCGACGGCCCTTGCACAGGATGATACCGACGCCGCAAAAAAAGCTTCATCACAGCTCCACGTCCTCCTGACCAGCATTGATGCCGCCTCGCTCAGCCCGGCCGCGCGTCAGGTCTGGGCAGCCTCCGCAGCAAATATGCAAAAGGGACTGGAACTTATGAACTCTGGCGGACTTGTGGCCTTCCGCGCAGGTCTTGAGCCTCTCTCCGCAGGGCTTGCCGCTGCAATCCATAGCTTTGGCGCCGATTTTGACGCTCCCGTCTACGAAGTCTTCTGCCCAATGGCCTTTGACTTCAAAGGAGCCATTTGGCTTCAGAAGAGTACTGAAATTCACAACCCATACTTTGGACAGGCGATGCAGACCTGCGGCGAAGTCCAAAAGCAGCTTCACTAG
- a CDS encoding TolC family protein, with protein sequence MRTRVQYLFLFSFGVIFLFATQAFCAPLHEKTPPELADLMQYLKTAEEQNNSLRSAQHAWQAEVKKALGEDTLPDPRLNFGYYTTPLETRGGPARYKYGLSQSFPFFGKLSLKKQIAMREADGFKAKLDAVRLQLFYDIKTTYFEYAYLAKAISITKENMELLSYLEKVATTTYSTGATSQANIIKPQLELGKLEDRLASLREQQRPLVEKLNALLNQEPDTPIPFPKEIPVIGLKTENATLIENMRDSNPNLQYWGTVLNKQNSGLKLAEKSYFPDFTFGVEAIEVDDARNDGVTGDGENPVMVSMSLNIPLWQDARDAAVASSQEKIRSTRQKQLGLERLLRSELELTLYQYRDAERKVSLYRDSLIPKAEQNFSVNMEAFINGSGSSLDLIDSERTLLEMQLAYYRSLANQAQRFAKLEVLVGHELTGSYSRSSLKQPQAHNE encoded by the coding sequence ATGCGAACAAGAGTCCAGTATCTTTTCCTTTTTTCGTTTGGCGTTATTTTTCTTTTCGCTACGCAAGCTTTTTGCGCACCACTGCACGAAAAAACACCTCCAGAGCTTGCAGATCTGATGCAGTATCTCAAGACCGCAGAAGAACAAAACAACTCACTCCGTTCCGCGCAGCACGCATGGCAGGCGGAAGTCAAAAAGGCGCTGGGAGAGGACACCCTTCCAGACCCTCGCCTGAATTTTGGATATTACACCACCCCGCTGGAAACCCGTGGTGGTCCAGCGCGCTATAAATATGGTCTGTCTCAGAGCTTCCCGTTCTTTGGAAAGCTGAGTCTCAAAAAACAAATTGCCATGCGAGAAGCTGACGGCTTCAAGGCCAAGCTCGACGCAGTGCGGCTCCAGCTTTTTTATGACATCAAGACCACCTACTTTGAATATGCTTACCTGGCCAAAGCTATCAGCATTACCAAAGAAAACATGGAGCTTTTGAGTTACCTCGAAAAGGTTGCGACCACGACCTACTCCACCGGGGCAACGAGTCAGGCCAACATCATCAAGCCTCAGCTGGAGCTGGGAAAGCTTGAAGACCGCCTTGCGTCCCTCAGGGAACAGCAGCGGCCTCTCGTGGAAAAGCTCAATGCGCTCCTGAATCAGGAGCCAGATACTCCCATTCCCTTTCCCAAAGAAATCCCTGTCATAGGTCTCAAGACAGAAAATGCGACACTCATTGAGAACATGCGGGATTCAAATCCCAATCTCCAGTACTGGGGCACAGTGCTGAACAAGCAAAATTCAGGACTCAAGCTCGCAGAAAAAAGCTATTTCCCAGACTTCACGTTTGGCGTTGAAGCCATTGAAGTGGATGACGCCAGAAATGACGGTGTAACGGGTGACGGAGAAAACCCCGTCATGGTGAGTATGTCACTTAATATTCCGCTTTGGCAGGATGCGCGAGATGCAGCAGTCGCCTCCTCACAGGAAAAAATCCGAAGCACACGCCAAAAGCAGCTGGGGCTTGAGCGTCTGCTTCGCTCCGAGCTTGAGCTGACGCTCTACCAGTACCGGGACGCAGAGCGAAAAGTCAGCCTGTACCGTGATTCTCTCATCCCCAAGGCCGAGCAGAATTTTAGCGTCAACATGGAGGCGTTTATCAACGGTTCTGGAAGCTCGCTTGACCTCATAGACTCCGAGCGAACCCTGCTGGAAATGCAGCTTGCCTACTATCGGTCTTTGGCAAATCAGGCCCAGCGCTTTGCAAAACTGGAAGTTCTGGTCGGGCACGAGCTGACAGGAAGTTACTCCAGATCATCTCTCAAACAGCCACAGGCTCACAACGAGTAA
- a CDS encoding NAD(P)H-dependent oxidoreductase produces MKRILVLFAHPALKKSKINKALRLAIEGMEQVTVHDLYAAYPEYLIDVEAEQALCEAHDIIVMQHPFYWYSTPALLKEWQDIVLEHGWAYGSTGKALHGKIFFQVLTAGGGEETYQTGGYNLFPVGELTSPLRSTANLCGMEWLPPFAVFGVHRGLPPDEVVHHAENYRRVLLALRDGHFDVEAAKGLEHMNVNLDAIIEG; encoded by the coding sequence ATGAAGAGAATCTTGGTACTCTTTGCCCATCCCGCACTCAAAAAGTCAAAAATCAACAAGGCACTTCGGCTGGCCATTGAAGGCATGGAGCAGGTGACTGTTCATGACCTTTATGCGGCGTATCCTGAATATTTGATTGATGTGGAAGCTGAGCAGGCGCTGTGTGAGGCACATGACATCATTGTCATGCAGCATCCTTTTTACTGGTACTCAACGCCCGCGCTCCTCAAGGAGTGGCAGGACATCGTTTTGGAACATGGCTGGGCGTACGGAAGTACAGGCAAGGCGCTGCACGGCAAGATTTTTTTTCAGGTGCTGACTGCTGGAGGTGGTGAAGAAACCTATCAGACTGGTGGCTATAACCTTTTCCCTGTTGGAGAGCTGACGTCACCACTGCGGTCCACCGCAAATCTCTGCGGCATGGAGTGGCTTCCGCCTTTTGCTGTTTTTGGCGTGCACCGGGGCTTGCCCCCTGATGAGGTTGTGCACCACGCCGAAAACTACCGGCGGGTTTTGCTTGCCCTGCGTGATGGGCATTTTGACGTTGAGGCCGCCAAGGGGCTTGAGCACATGAATGTGAATCTTGACGCCATCATAGAGGGGTAG
- a CDS encoding monovalent cation:proton antiporter-2 (CPA2) family protein, with the protein MERFLLQFLVFLVAAVIAVPLAKKFRLGSVLGYLLAGIAIGPFGFSLISDIESVMHFTEFGVVLMLFLVGLELQPSMLWQMRTPIVGMGGSQVLVTALFVGGAMLLLVPLKQAIAVGMIMALSSTAIALQTLREKGLMTTSPGRASFSVLLFQDLAVIPMLAILPLLATLSAGHGPDGGHSAILFDITQLPTFLRFLAVLGAIVCVVALGKYASRPVFRAIAATRVREVFVAAALALVIGISLLMTLVGLSPALGTFLAGVVLADSEYRHELESDIEPFKGLLLGIFFISIGASLNFTLLAENAALIGSMVLALIVLKFIALACVALIFRMPRSEFWLFGIALAQGGEFAFVLFQFAKTHGVLPPEMTSLLVSVVALSMFTAPFLFILYDKVIAPRLENPGQEREADEIDEHDNAILLVGFGRMGTELGRLLISSGITPTILDHDETNVDVLRKFGFRVYYGDATRLDLLESAGAAQAKLIVIALDEHEKSLELVKLVKKHYPHLRIAVNAKDRKAAYEFMDLGVDAIRRETFGSALRLGQDAMTLLGVHPFEAFKRMRLFRKHDEKSLAELYRVHREQNDDYVSTYRQNEDQLARLIQRDVEANTQEAVDRAWTAANPEK; encoded by the coding sequence ATGGAGAGATTCCTTCTGCAATTTCTTGTTTTTCTGGTGGCTGCAGTCATTGCCGTTCCTCTTGCCAAAAAATTCAGGCTTGGCTCTGTGCTGGGCTACCTGCTTGCTGGTATTGCCATTGGGCCTTTTGGTTTTTCCCTGATTAGCGACATTGAGAGCGTGATGCACTTTACGGAATTTGGCGTTGTGCTCATGCTCTTTTTGGTGGGCCTTGAGCTGCAACCCTCCATGCTTTGGCAGATGCGCACGCCCATTGTTGGTATGGGCGGCTCGCAGGTTTTGGTGACAGCGCTTTTCGTCGGTGGGGCGATGCTTCTTCTTGTGCCACTCAAGCAGGCCATTGCCGTGGGAATGATTATGGCGCTGTCTTCTACAGCGATTGCTCTCCAGACCCTGCGAGAGAAGGGGCTTATGACCACCTCGCCGGGGCGCGCCTCATTTTCAGTGCTCCTTTTTCAGGATCTGGCAGTTATTCCCATGCTCGCCATCCTTCCGCTTTTGGCGACGCTCTCGGCTGGTCATGGACCCGATGGGGGACACAGCGCCATACTGTTTGACATCACGCAGCTCCCTACTTTTTTACGGTTTTTGGCAGTGCTTGGGGCGATTGTTTGTGTTGTGGCCCTTGGTAAATATGCTAGCCGTCCAGTCTTTCGGGCCATTGCAGCAACTCGTGTCAGAGAGGTGTTCGTCGCTGCGGCCCTTGCCCTTGTCATTGGTATTTCCCTGCTGATGACGCTGGTCGGCCTGTCTCCAGCCCTTGGAACATTTTTGGCGGGCGTTGTTCTCGCGGACAGTGAATACCGTCATGAGCTGGAAAGCGACATTGAGCCATTCAAAGGGCTTCTGCTTGGCATCTTTTTTATCTCCATTGGTGCGAGTCTCAACTTTACGCTCCTTGCGGAGAATGCGGCTCTTATTGGTTCAATGGTACTCGCGCTTATAGTCCTGAAGTTTATCGCTCTTGCGTGTGTCGCGTTGATTTTCAGAATGCCACGTAGTGAGTTTTGGCTTTTTGGAATTGCTCTCGCACAGGGGGGAGAGTTTGCCTTTGTGCTCTTTCAGTTTGCCAAAACACATGGTGTTCTCCCGCCCGAAATGACGTCGCTTCTTGTCTCTGTGGTGGCGCTTTCCATGTTCACAGCGCCATTTTTGTTTATTCTCTACGACAAAGTGATTGCCCCTCGTCTTGAGAATCCGGGGCAGGAGCGGGAGGCGGATGAGATTGACGAGCATGACAATGCGATTTTGCTTGTTGGTTTTGGCCGTATGGGGACCGAACTCGGACGGCTTCTCATTTCTTCGGGCATAACTCCAACGATTTTGGACCACGACGAGACAAACGTTGATGTGCTCCGCAAATTTGGTTTTCGGGTGTATTATGGTGATGCGACCCGGCTTGATCTTTTGGAGTCGGCAGGTGCGGCACAGGCAAAGCTTATCGTCATTGCTTTGGATGAGCATGAAAAGTCTCTGGAACTCGTCAAGCTGGTAAAGAAGCACTACCCGCATCTCAGGATTGCCGTGAATGCCAAAGACCGGAAAGCCGCGTACGAGTTTATGGATTTGGGTGTGGATGCCATTCGTCGCGAGACATTTGGCTCCGCGTTGCGACTGGGGCAGGATGCAATGACCCTGCTCGGAGTACATCCCTTTGAGGCATTTAAGCGCATGCGGCTGTTTCGGAAGCATGATGAAAAGAGTCTTGCGGAACTGTATCGCGTGCATCGTGAACAGAACGATGACTATGTGTCCACGTATCGGCAAAATGAAGATCAGCTTGCCCGGCTGATTCAGCGGGACGTAGAGGCCAATACGCAGGAAGCCGTGGACCGGGCGTGGACTGCTGCAAACCCCGAAAAATAG
- a CDS encoding redoxin domain-containing protein: MELVALQKHLPEILALGARLVCITPETPDNSLSVVEKNDLTFDVLFDKGNVVAERYGLVFSLSEKLKETYRSFGIHLDKQNGDGTWALPIPATYVVRPDGAVIYHLADADYTVRLEPEKVVEALRTL, from the coding sequence CTGGAGCTGGTAGCTCTGCAAAAACATCTTCCTGAAATTTTGGCCCTTGGTGCGCGGCTGGTGTGCATTACCCCAGAGACGCCAGACAACTCCCTTTCTGTCGTAGAGAAAAACGACCTCACCTTTGATGTGCTCTTTGATAAAGGCAATGTCGTGGCGGAACGCTATGGCCTCGTCTTTTCTTTGAGTGAGAAGCTGAAAGAAACCTATCGTTCTTTTGGCATTCATCTCGACAAGCAAAATGGTGATGGCACGTGGGCACTCCCCATCCCCGCAACCTATGTTGTGCGGCCGGATGGAGCGGTGATCTATCATTTGGCAGATGCTGATTACACTGTTCGTCTGGAGCCTGAGAAGGTCGTTGAGGCGTTAAGAACGCTGTAG
- a CDS encoding NAD(P)H-dependent oxidoreductase, whose product MKNIFIINGHELYPAISEGRLNATLAEMAEAFFVERGCEVKTTTMQDDWNIEEEVQKHMWADFILLQTPVNWMGVAWSCKKYMDVVYTAGLDGRLCDGDGRTRKDPSKQYGSGGTLTGKKYMLSLTFNAPKAAFDDPGQFLFQGKGVDELFLPAHMNFRFFNMEPVKTFVCYDVMKNPDVSSDFTRFDAHLRDVFSELS is encoded by the coding sequence ATGAAAAACATCTTTATTATCAATGGGCATGAACTGTACCCCGCGATTTCTGAAGGCAGGCTGAATGCGACGCTCGCGGAAATGGCCGAAGCGTTTTTTGTCGAGCGTGGCTGTGAGGTCAAAACGACGACCATGCAGGACGACTGGAACATTGAAGAAGAAGTGCAAAAGCACATGTGGGCAGATTTTATTTTGCTCCAGACTCCTGTCAACTGGATGGGAGTTGCCTGGTCTTGCAAGAAATACATGGATGTTGTTTACACTGCCGGGCTTGACGGGCGTTTGTGCGATGGCGATGGCCGAACTCGCAAGGATCCGTCCAAGCAGTACGGTTCCGGAGGCACTCTGACAGGCAAGAAGTACATGCTTTCACTGACGTTTAATGCTCCCAAAGCTGCGTTTGATGATCCGGGGCAGTTCCTTTTTCAGGGAAAAGGCGTTGATGAGCTGTTTTTGCCTGCGCACATGAATTTCCGTTTTTTCAACATGGAACCAGTGAAAACCTTTGTGTGCTATGACGTCATGAAGAATCCTGACGTGAGCAGTGACTTTACCCGCTTTGATGCCCATCTTCGTGATGTTTTTTCAGAACTGAGCTAA
- a CDS encoding DUF1007 family protein: MRYCFFCFWCLALCVLPLRGTAHAHPHVFVDAALGLNFDAKGLASLDVTWVFDEMASQLFLEDLDTDADGVLEQSEWDSKKDAIADVLREQSFFVHVVVNSERIHLTQITNFQAKFDSGVLTYTMRLPLSIPDSPAQDTVQISVFDPSYYTDFYTPVESVSVTGKKGLSVSSQDAPDLAFYMGQVIPVAITFAF; this comes from the coding sequence GTGCGATACTGTTTTTTCTGTTTCTGGTGTTTGGCGCTTTGTGTCCTGCCCCTTCGGGGAACAGCTCATGCGCATCCGCACGTGTTTGTGGACGCCGCCCTCGGTCTCAATTTTGATGCCAAGGGCCTTGCTTCTCTTGATGTGACATGGGTTTTTGATGAGATGGCAAGTCAGCTCTTTTTGGAGGACCTCGACACCGATGCTGACGGAGTTTTGGAGCAGAGTGAGTGGGATTCCAAGAAGGACGCGATTGCTGACGTCTTGCGTGAGCAAAGTTTTTTTGTCCACGTTGTTGTGAATTCTGAGCGGATTCACTTAACACAAATTACGAATTTTCAGGCAAAGTTCGACAGCGGTGTTTTGACCTACACCATGCGTTTGCCTCTGAGTATTCCTGACTCTCCAGCACAGGACACTGTGCAGATTTCTGTTTTTGATCCCTCGTATTACACAGATTTTTACACGCCCGTTGAGTCTGTTTCCGTGACAGGAAAAAAAGGACTTTCCGTGAGCAGTCAGGATGCCCCCGATCTCGCCTTTTACATGGGGCAGGTCATCCCTGTCGCCATTACCTTTGCGTTTTAA
- a CDS encoding nickel/cobalt transporter yields MKKYFLACLFFIFLSGIAFANPFTGNAPVKSAPAPASSVERVHHAEQKSASFLVVGYNKLLREVNSIQRTMRFRMSALGREMKADPSGTAFMSFLLFSFFYGVIHALGPGHGKSIVFSYFLGKKGTFWKGVLMGNVLTAVHTLSAVVLVLGTTYFLHQRGSRAMMSATQSLQQVSYLLIIALGLFIVLQTLFERFHKSSASSPSHGDASIKSVLSVSCVAGLVPCPGAALLLSFALSLGLLGTGLLGVLCFAIGMGLTTSCFGVASIHSRRVFLYVSGKNSAVLSWLHCALALLAGLGIAAMGWLLYSSL; encoded by the coding sequence ATGAAAAAATATTTCCTCGCTTGTCTTTTCTTCATATTTCTTTCTGGCATCGCCTTTGCCAATCCGTTTACGGGGAATGCCCCCGTGAAGTCTGCTCCTGCGCCAGCCAGTTCGGTGGAGCGTGTGCATCACGCAGAGCAGAAGAGTGCCAGTTTTTTGGTCGTTGGGTACAACAAGCTCTTGCGCGAAGTAAATTCCATCCAGCGCACTATGCGTTTCCGTATGTCTGCCCTTGGTCGTGAAATGAAGGCAGATCCCAGCGGGACAGCGTTCATGAGCTTTCTTCTCTTTTCTTTTTTTTATGGGGTGATTCACGCCTTGGGACCCGGGCACGGGAAGTCCATCGTCTTTTCGTATTTTCTCGGCAAAAAAGGTACTTTCTGGAAAGGTGTGCTCATGGGGAATGTGTTGACCGCAGTTCATACGCTGTCTGCCGTTGTCCTCGTGCTTGGCACAACCTATTTTTTACATCAGCGTGGAAGCCGCGCGATGATGAGTGCCACGCAGTCTTTGCAGCAGGTGAGCTATTTGCTCATTATCGCGCTTGGTCTTTTTATTGTGTTACAGACCCTTTTTGAGCGTTTTCACAAATCTTCCGCGTCTTCTCCTTCTCATGGTGACGCCAGCATCAAGAGTGTTTTGAGCGTCTCCTGTGTTGCCGGGCTTGTCCCATGTCCCGGAGCCGCGCTCCTCCTTTCTTTTGCCCTCAGTCTTGGTCTCCTCGGGACTGGCTTGTTAGGCGTCCTTTGTTTCGCCATTGGCATGGGGCTAACCACAAGCTGTTTCGGTGTTGCGAGTATTCATTCCCGGCGAGTCTTTCTTTATGTTTCAGGGAAGAATTCCGCCGTGTTGAGCTGGCTTCACTGCGCACTTGCACTCCTCGCCGGGCTTGGTATTGCCGCTATGGGATGGCTTTTATATTCGTCATTATAA
- a CDS encoding DMT family transporter, whose translation MPTSLLLVALALVHIIWGGGFIVLKLVQDSFTIEQILLGRVLFASVIYLLIWSRIPKPQYKKGDWKTLILLALCEPFLLFTFETLGLQYTSAAQGGMIIACNPLTVAIGAYLVYKEKISRRCLIGIICAIAGVVIVSANGSANEFGSNPILGNFFIFCAVLSGTCYALSVKHLADRYHFLFLSAIQVFSATILFLPGAISSPLPESISWSALGALLYLGIGITFCVYLAINYALTRIKAAHVILFANLIPVSTLVLAFLILGEQLTPIQYTGAALVLAGVLYSGMPESSETAAPKEEQPAKA comes from the coding sequence ATGCCGACATCACTGCTTTTAGTCGCCCTTGCCCTTGTACACATCATTTGGGGCGGTGGCTTTATCGTCCTCAAGCTCGTTCAGGATTCTTTCACCATTGAACAGATCCTTTTGGGCAGAGTCCTTTTCGCCTCTGTTATCTATCTTTTGATATGGTCACGCATCCCCAAGCCGCAGTATAAAAAAGGCGACTGGAAGACACTGATTTTGCTGGCTCTGTGTGAACCATTCCTGCTCTTTACCTTTGAAACTCTCGGCCTTCAGTACACCTCCGCAGCGCAGGGTGGCATGATCATCGCCTGTAACCCTCTGACTGTCGCTATTGGTGCCTATCTCGTCTATAAAGAAAAGATCAGCAGGCGCTGTCTTATCGGTATTATCTGTGCCATTGCTGGCGTTGTTATCGTCTCCGCAAACGGCTCCGCAAACGAGTTTGGAAGCAATCCAATTTTGGGCAACTTCTTCATTTTTTGCGCCGTCTTATCCGGCACCTGTTATGCCCTCTCGGTCAAGCACCTCGCCGACCGCTATCACTTCCTGTTTCTCTCTGCCATTCAGGTCTTTAGCGCGACGATTCTCTTTTTGCCCGGCGCTATTTCTTCTCCCCTGCCAGAAAGCATCTCCTGGAGCGCCCTCGGCGCCCTGCTCTATCTCGGCATCGGCATTACCTTTTGCGTCTATCTCGCTATCAACTACGCCCTGACTCGCATTAAGGCTGCACACGTTATTCTGTTCGCGAACCTTATCCCGGTCTCCACCCTCGTCCTCGCCTTCCTCATACTCGGCGAGCAGCTCACTCCCATTCAGTACACAGGCGCCGCCCTCGTACTCGCAGGAGTTCTCTATTCCGGTATGCCAGAATCTTCGGAAACCGCAGCACCAAAAGAAGAACAGCCCGCCAAGGCGTAA
- a CDS encoding SLC13 family permease, which yields MNTTLRNWLLAAGIAATGAYLLYDPSNPKIGLYWFETIFAIAAFAFEILPLFSTAVLLLMAYIVTGISSPDLAFVGWTTPIPWVCMCGMLIGALMERTRLSDRIALMAISKIGSTPLRLYLAMLVAGYAVGAIIPDVVTVTILFMTIASGMCASMKLEKGSKAATTLIMAAFFGATIPATGYLPNNVGIVGLLMVKDMGVPIEWLSFFIENICFSVLVGIACIGLLHFFGSKELGRYMEQCLSHAQEQLNEMGSISREEIKTLVLTSLALAAFATEPLHGIPGYYAFCGVVLLGFTPLFGLLKQEDIGKVQFSILFFIVGCMAIGIVAGSLGIPQWMASKIVPYLESVDSLAASSLLAYCTGILANFALTPVAAATSLSIPLANIAGSLGLSIKPLLYSFFYGLDQFVFPYELAAALIMFSTGYVRMKYLIQIMLIRMVLAGIAVWIVASTYWQWIF from the coding sequence ATGAATACGACCCTACGAAACTGGCTGCTCGCAGCAGGTATTGCCGCAACAGGCGCGTATCTTCTTTACGACCCAAGCAACCCCAAAATCGGCCTTTACTGGTTTGAAACCATTTTTGCCATTGCGGCTTTTGCTTTTGAGATCCTTCCGCTTTTCAGCACGGCTGTGCTGCTTCTCATGGCGTATATCGTCACCGGAATCAGCAGCCCAGATCTCGCCTTTGTGGGATGGACCACACCTATTCCCTGGGTGTGTATGTGCGGTATGCTCATCGGCGCACTCATGGAACGGACTCGCCTGTCTGACCGAATCGCGCTTATGGCTATCTCCAAAATCGGTTCCACTCCCTTACGGCTCTACCTTGCCATGCTCGTAGCAGGCTATGCCGTAGGTGCCATTATTCCTGACGTTGTCACCGTTACCATCCTGTTCATGACCATCGCCTCTGGCATGTGCGCCAGCATGAAGCTGGAAAAAGGATCAAAAGCAGCAACAACGCTCATCATGGCTGCGTTCTTTGGCGCAACCATCCCCGCAACGGGTTACCTCCCCAACAATGTGGGTATCGTTGGTCTGCTTATGGTCAAGGACATGGGCGTGCCCATCGAATGGCTGAGCTTCTTCATTGAGAATATCTGCTTTTCCGTACTCGTCGGCATCGCCTGCATTGGTCTCCTCCATTTCTTCGGCTCCAAAGAGCTGGGACGCTACATGGAGCAATGCCTGAGTCATGCACAGGAGCAGCTTAACGAAATGGGTTCCATCAGCCGCGAAGAAATCAAAACTCTCGTACTGACCTCCCTCGCCCTTGCTGCCTTTGCCACGGAACCACTTCACGGCATTCCCGGATACTACGCATTCTGCGGTGTTGTTCTCCTTGGCTTTACCCCTCTTTTTGGTCTGCTCAAGCAGGAAGATATCGGCAAAGTTCAATTTTCCATCCTCTTCTTCATTGTCGGCTGTATGGCTATCGGCATCGTTGCTGGCAGCCTTGGCATCCCGCAATGGATGGCAAGCAAGATTGTCCCATATCTCGAAAGCGTCGACAGCCTCGCCGCTTCTTCCCTGCTCGCGTACTGCACAGGCATTCTGGCAAACTTTGCCCTGACCCCTGTTGCAGCAGCAACCTCGCTCAGTATCCCACTGGCCAACATTGCAGGTTCTCTCGGCCTTTCCATCAAGCCACTGCTCTACAGCTTCTTCTACGGTCTCGATCAGTTCGTGTTCCCGTATGAACTTGCCGCAGCACTCATCATGTTTTCTACGGGCTACGTCAGAATGAAATACCTCATTCAGATTATGCTTATCCGCATGGTGCTTGCCGGTATTGCAGTCTGGATCGTTGCCTCTACCTACTGGCAGTGGATCTTCTAG